The Leptospira meyeri region AGAATGGATCGAAACCATTTGGGGAATTGGTTATCGTTTTACTGACAACTTTGAAAACATAGTCGTTCCAGAATGAACTATAGATTATGGAAGAAGTAAAAAAAGATAAATCCCTCATCGACGAAATTAAGTTGTATGAGAAAAAAGCCAAAGAAATTGAACAAAGAGCCAAGGAGAAGTATATGGAACAAGTAAGCGACATCAAACAAAAGTTAGGTAAAGCAAGTGAAGAGGCTTCTATCAAAGCGAAAGAAGTCATCGACAACGTAGGATCTTATGTAAAAGAACATCCACAAAAAGCCGCAGTCATTGGTTTTGGTGTGGGCCTTGGACTTGGACTTGCTCTCGGCCTGATTTTTAAGAAGAAATAATTGGAAGAGAAACACACAAAACATCGTAAAAAAGGCGGAATCAAAGCTGCCTTCGAGGATTTAGTCGCTAAGGTTGTTGCCTATGGTGATGTGATGCTTATCTACATTCAGAAGAATCTCCAAATTTATATCAAAAATTTGGTGTTTTCTTCCGTTTGGATTTTCACGTCCATCTTCCTTATTTTTTTAGGACTTTTGTACATTTCGTACGGATTATTTTTAAGTATCCAAAAGTTTCTTTCCAGTGGGGACCCCATCCTTGCTAGTTTTGGAACAGGGTTTGGATTTTTAATTTTTGCTATTTTGTTTTTATCACTCGTCCTAAAGAAAAAATAAATCCATGCGCTTTAATCCCCTAACAGACCATGAACGTTATTTAGACAAAGATCCAAAGGACATGTCACTGACGGAACTTCGTATGTTACTTAAAATCAAACGAATGGATTTACAACTTGGTTGGAATGAATTTGAAGGAAAAATCAAATTCTGGCAACGAGTGGTTCGTTCCGTTCGTGAATCGGGAATGCTCGACCAAGTAAAAGAAGGAATCCAATCCTACTTACAAAATAAAACTTCTAAAGAATAAGGGATTCCACATTCGCAGCCGATCATTGTAAAAACAAACAAGGATTTCACATGGCTTCAGATGAAATTTTAGTATTTACCACAATTGGCGATCGTGATATGGCCGAAGAACATATCTCAGAAATGTTAGAACAAGGAATCATCGTTTCTGGAACGATTTTCCCGGAAGTGGAACTTGTTTACTTATGGGAAGGGAAAATCACTGTCGATACGGAAAATAAAATCCTACTCAAAGCAAAAGCTGACAAATACAATGCGATCGAAGAATACATTATGAAACGTCATCCTTACATTGCACCCGAAATCATTCGTTTGGATGTAAGTTTTGGAAGTCCCTCCTACAAAGCGTTTGTGGCCGACAAAATCAAAAAAAATTCGCAATAAACGAACGATGGAATGAAATTTTACTGATTCCTATCTCATGTTATATGGTAAAGGAATCGGTTGAAATCCGTTAAATGACCATTCGCTCAGCAATGCGAATAGGACAAATAGAAAAGTAATCCTACTGTTCTACACAAACAACTTTTGATACGTTGTTACATGCTTGGTTCCCAACGGAAAGTGTTGCACTCGTCAAATCATCATGAACAGCGAAGGATGTATTTGTTCCTCCTGCATTTGTCGTCCAATTAGAACAATCAAATGCACTACTTGTCCAATCGGTGTTCAGTCCAGTTACGATGCTATTTGTACCAGTAACGGTGGTTTGAAAAACATTTGTAAGAGGGAATGAAAAGACTCCATTCGCAGTTGTTGTTCCTATAACAGTTGTCCCGTCAATCCGTCTGTATTCTTTACTAGGTTTTAATACCCAATCGATGTGTTCACCCGTTCCCGTACTGCAGTTTGCATTTGTACAGGCTTTCCTATTGGTACCATCAGAAACGAGTGCTTTAAATGTGCGGCCGTTTGAAGGTTTCCGGCTATCGGCGGCACAGTTTGCATCAAGACCGGCTATCCCAGCATTCACAGTGGCATTGGCGGCCGTGGCAAATATCATGCAAAAACCTGTAGTTCCACAATTCTCAGTATTTCCAGAAGTATTTGTACTTGAATTTATAGAATTGATCGCTACGAGTCCAACCAATGCATCACTATTTTCATTTTCAGAATTACAGGAAGAAAACAATAAAATACTGCTGATGAAAACGATAAAGAAGGGGTAATAAGCTAATTTGAATCGAAACATGAATGGAAGAACTCCTATAAAATTAAGGCATTTGCCTAAACATGACTTTGTTGATCAGTGGTCTCTTTTCGTCAATTAGTTTCCTAAAAACTCAATATCTCTGCTTGGAATATAGGATTCCAAAAAGAGTACATGTTATGAATAAAGTTTATATCTATATTTGAGAAGGAATGCGAATGAAATTGGTTTCACTATTTGATAGTTTAACTTGCTGGAATTAAAAAGAACATGAAGGCGATAATTTTCACAATATCCAAATGGAGTTCAATCAAAAGACTTGTTTAAGCTAATTTGCCATCATAAGGTCAATAGGGTTGGGCTAAATCCGGACAAAAAAAGTGTTGCCAAATGACTACATATCATTGATTAGTCAAATGGCTACACAATGGATTTAAGAAGAGATGTTTTCCAGGCAATTGCAGATCCCACAAGGCGGGCCATCCTCCTCCTTGTGGCTACCCAGTCTATGACGGCGGGAGCCATTGCCTCCCAGTTTGATACTAAAAGACCCACCGTTTCCAAACACTTACAAATTTTAACAGAATGTGAATTGTTAAAAAAAGAACCTAACGGTCGTGAGATGTATTATCACTTAAACCCAAACAAAATGAAAGAAATAGCAAACTTCATTGAGCCTTTCCAAAAACTTTGGGATGACCGTTTTAACAAATTGGAATCGGTAATGAAAAACTATAAGACCAAAGGATAAAAATATGGAACTCAAAACAAAAATCTATGCGGAAGATGGAAAACAAGAATTAACCATTGAACGAAACTTTGATTTACCTGCTTCCTTGGTGTATAAAGCTCACACGGAACCAAAACTCATTGAAGAATGGATGGGGAACAAAGTTCTTAAGTTTGAAGCAAAAAACCATGGCAGTTGGATTTACGAAACCAAAAACCCAGAAGGGATCGTTTTGTTTCGGGCCAATGGAGTTTTCCTCAATATGATCGAAAATGAAAGTTTTGTCCGAACCTTTGAAATGGAAAACACAGGTTTTCCCATTCAGCTTGAGTTTTTTGAATTTCAAAAAATTTCGGAGAACCAATCAAAACTCAAAATGCATATCATCTACAAATCGGTAGAACAAAGGGATCAAATTTTAAAAATGCCGTTCGCTCAAGGAATTAATATGGCGCACAATCACTTAGAACAAGTGCTTAGTAAGAAAGGTTAATCTGAGACTTTTATAAAATAGATAAGACGTAAATGGAGCCATTTGAAATGAAACAATCAAATTCCAAAAGGAATCAAATCGATTTATATTTTCAAAAAATCAAAAACTGGAAACAAGAGTTTCAAATCTTAAGATCCATTGCATTAGAAATTGAATTACAAGAAGAAATCAAATGGGGACAACCTTGTTATACTCTGAATGGACAAAATATATTCCTGGTCCATGGATTCAAAGAATACTGTGCAATTCTATTTTTTAAAGGTGCTTTACTCAAAGATCCGAAAAAAATACTCATCCAACAAACTAAAAATGTTCAATCGGCAAGACAAATCCGATTCAAAAATGTTTCTGAAATTACAAAACTAAAAACAACCATAAAATCATATATCAAAGAAGCCATACAACTAGCACAATCCGGGAAAAAAATCGTATTGAAAAAAACCTCGGAATATGAATTTCCAGAAGAATTTTTAAAACGATTGGAAGAAGAACCAAAGTTACAAACAGCTTTTGAATCCTTAACCCCCGGCAGGCAAAGAGGTTACCTACTCCACTTTTCAGGAGCTAAAAAAACTGAAACAAGAGTAGAGAGAATCGAAAAACAAATCGCAAACATTCTGAAAGGCAAAGGTTTGAACGACTAAAGTTAAACTTAATTTGCAAAAATTCTTTGTCTTTCCAAGGACAAACTAAGAGAAACCGACTAACAAGGAATATATTTTATTTTAGGAGAAATCAAATGTCAGAAAAAACAAAAAAAATAGCTTATTGGTTTTTTACCCTTTGGCTGTCACTCGGCATGGTATCAACGGCGATTGTACAACTCATAAAACTTCCCGAAGAAGTAGAAAAAATCAACCAATTGGGTTACCCTACTTATTTCCTCACTTTGCTTGGGGTTTGGAAATTGTTCGGAGTGATTGCAGTTCTCGCACCTAAATTTGTTTTACTCAAAGAATGGGCTTATGCGGGATTTTTCTTTGCCATGTCCGGAGCAGCCATTTCACATATTGCCTGTGGCCATCCATTTGGTGAAATTTTTCCTTCTATCCTTCTCTTGGGGCTAACGGTTATTTCTTGGTATTTGCGACCGATCAATCGCAAAACATAAAATCAAATTTATATTAAAGAACTTCTTTAAATACCTTTTCTTTGGTCCCTCTCCGCTCATTACGGAATTGGGCCAAAGGGAGAAGTTCTTTCCAATTTGTATTTCAATCCATTATCACTAAATAACATTTTTACTTTATTTATATTCCTTGTACCAATTGTGGCATCCATAAAAAGCAATGAGTAAAAACACAATATATTCCAGAGTCACAAATGGAATTTCCTTTAAGGAATAAATGGTAATACAAACCACATCGACAAATACCCATAAAAACCAGGACTCCAACTTTCTCTCCGCAAGTAAAAAATTGGCGATGATACTTCCTACCGTTGTAAATGCATCCCAATACAAGAATTCAGGTGGCTTTACAAAAATACTAGGTAACAATAATGGCAGCCGGCTTGTGATCTCCCCAAGAAAAAAAGTTCCTAAAAGAATCACTAAAACAAGAAACAAGGTTTTTGTTTTGCCTAACGATTGGATTTTTACATAAGCTCCGGTTTTTTTTCGCCAGACCAACCAACCATAGACACTGGACCCAAAAAAATAAATTTGTAATAACATATCCGAATAAAGTTGAATTTGGAAAAACAAAAAGAAAAAACAAATAGAAGTTAAAATTCCAAAAGGCCAAGTAAGGATATGATTTTTAGATGCTAAGTAAACACAACCGAGGCCAGTGGTAGTCCCAATGAGTTCGATAAGACTGATAGGGTTGCCGAAAAACGAGAAAATCTGAAATTCTTTTGAAAAGAATAAGGATAAATCAAACATATTAAATCACTAAAAAAACAACGGCAGA contains the following coding sequences:
- a CDS encoding ArsR/SmtB family transcription factor, with translation MDLRRDVFQAIADPTRRAILLLVATQSMTAGAIASQFDTKRPTVSKHLQILTECELLKKEPNGREMYYHLNPNKMKEIANFIEPFQKLWDDRFNKLESVMKNYKTKG
- the pnuC gene encoding nicotinamide riboside transporter PnuC, producing the protein MFDLSLFFSKEFQIFSFFGNPISLIELIGTTTGLGCVYLASKNHILTWPFGILTSICFFFLFFQIQLYSDMLLQIYFFGSSVYGWLVWRKKTGAYVKIQSLGKTKTLFLVLVILLGTFFLGEITSRLPLLLPSIFVKPPEFLYWDAFTTVGSIIANFLLAERKLESWFLWVFVDVVCITIYSLKEIPFVTLEYIVFLLIAFYGCHNWYKEYK
- a CDS encoding DUF883 family protein, which codes for MEEVKKDKSLIDEIKLYEKKAKEIEQRAKEKYMEQVSDIKQKLGKASEEASIKAKEVIDNVGSYVKEHPQKAAVIGFGVGLGLGLALGLIFKKK
- a CDS encoding LBF_4227 family protein; this encodes MEEKHTKHRKKGGIKAAFEDLVAKVVAYGDVMLIYIQKNLQIYIKNLVFSSVWIFTSIFLIFLGLLYISYGLFLSIQKFLSSGDPILASFGTGFGFLIFAILFLSLVLKKK
- a CDS encoding YdeI/OmpD-associated family protein is translated as MKQSNSKRNQIDLYFQKIKNWKQEFQILRSIALEIELQEEIKWGQPCYTLNGQNIFLVHGFKEYCAILFFKGALLKDPKKILIQQTKNVQSARQIRFKNVSEITKLKTTIKSYIKEAIQLAQSGKKIVLKKTSEYEFPEEFLKRLEEEPKLQTAFESLTPGRQRGYLLHFSGAKKTETRVERIEKQIANILKGKGLND
- a CDS encoding DoxX family protein, translated to MSEKTKKIAYWFFTLWLSLGMVSTAIVQLIKLPEEVEKINQLGYPTYFLTLLGVWKLFGVIAVLAPKFVLLKEWAYAGFFFAMSGAAISHIACGHPFGEIFPSILLLGLTVISWYLRPINRKT
- a CDS encoding DUF1554 domain-containing protein, which codes for MFRFKLAYYPFFIVFISSILLFSSCNSENENSDALVGLVAINSINSSTNTSGNTENCGTTGFCMIFATAANATVNAGIAGLDANCAADSRKPSNGRTFKALVSDGTNRKACTNANCSTGTGEHIDWVLKPSKEYRRIDGTTVIGTTTANGVFSFPLTNVFQTTVTGTNSIVTGLNTDWTSSAFDCSNWTTNAGGTNTSFAVHDDLTSATLSVGNQACNNVSKVVCVEQ
- the cutA gene encoding divalent-cation tolerance protein CutA, producing the protein MASDEILVFTTIGDRDMAEEHISEMLEQGIIVSGTIFPEVELVYLWEGKITVDTENKILLKAKADKYNAIEEYIMKRHPYIAPEIIRLDVSFGSPSYKAFVADKIKKNSQ
- a CDS encoding SRPBCC family protein; amino-acid sequence: MELKTKIYAEDGKQELTIERNFDLPASLVYKAHTEPKLIEEWMGNKVLKFEAKNHGSWIYETKNPEGIVLFRANGVFLNMIENESFVRTFEMENTGFPIQLEFFEFQKISENQSKLKMHIIYKSVEQRDQILKMPFAQGINMAHNHLEQVLSKKG